DNA from Thunnus maccoyii chromosome 21, fThuMac1.1, whole genome shotgun sequence:
gcataaagggtcagtttaagataaataaggagttttaaactgtaattcatgcaaaaatattccagtagaaccccagaataaaaaaaatgtagacctggaaatgtgcagaatatgtcccctttaatgtttcATTACTCAGCTGATGGAGTGAAAGTTTCTCCTCAGATTTCTGTCAGCAGCTGGAGATAAATATCAGTTTGTCTGGAGGCCGATGTATCTCTGTGCTGAACTTAAGTTTGACAGATAAACATCTGTTAAAATGTGATGAAGTTTACGATGTAAGTAGCTGACACAGAGGGACAACCACAGCTCACACACCGCTGGATTTGCATATACCACTGCTGATCTCTCTGACAGCACATACTGCCATAAAACTAGAGGCCAGTGTCTTAAATAAAGTGGCAGTATCTCTTCATCTCACTATAGCTTATCAAGCCAGTAGAGTGATGAAGGCCagtgtgtcttgttttgtgcagTTCTTGTTGCTAAAGATGTGGGATTTGGCTCAGTGGgacataaaacatgtaaaacaacagtcaaggTTTGGAAAACTACAGAccagcatttttgtttgattttgttagGAACATTAATATAATGTAAAGGTCCACTTATAATTCAGTTAGTGTCTGatataatttttccacaaaaacctTCAGTTATCTTATTAAAATTCTTAAATTGccatctactccttctccctcatcaAAAATTCTGAATGTATGaatatgagtatttttcatttcaaaagttgtcctgtctcctccttcactgtaaaagtccattctcagtgtttgtgcactggaggcttcaagtttccacatcacatgtgtgtaagttgaatacaggaccacgattggctccaaactaattgtgatgtcacaaatcatactgGTAGGCCTGCCCCTTCAAATCAGATTTCCAGtaaactcagagaaactttccactctcagaagatgaaagtgaaaacaaactctgcacatccatcattctgtacagtgaagatCAAACATCcgactgtaggaacaagaagaaaaacacagattacTCTGTTATATTATTCAGTTATAGTATTATTTTGTTGATTCATTTAGATTCAGGTGTCAATGTCTTTTGTGATTCCAGCAGCTCTGTTCACAACCACAAACTGAACTATTCATAGTgattcttttttctctctgttctctctctctcaggcccCTGAGTCCGGGCGGTGTTGAGCACATAAAACTGGAGAGAGTAATTGCATCAGTACTAGTCGGGCACTGCGCCCCTGTCCATGTAACTGGTCTGCCTTAGGGTGCCATGGCCACGGGAACCCAGGGCCACCGCGACCACGTCCTGGAGAAAGCCAAGCTCGCACCACCCACAGGGAGGCGCAGGAGAGCAGAGGGGAAGCAGAAGAAGAATTTCCCCTGCCAGGAGTGCCAGAAAGCTTTCAACAGTCTGGAGAAGTTGAAGGTGCACTCATACTCTCACACAGGAGAAAGACCCTACCGCTGCTCCCACCCCGACTGCACCAAGGCTTTCGTCTCCAAATACAAGCTGCTACGGTACAGACAAGCAGCAGTGTATAGCAGGCTGCAGCATGTTGCTTTTCTCTTTATACATTTGATAACATAGTGCTCTGTAGTAGTCACAGTATGTGTTGATGAATTCTAGTTTtcaggttgttgtgtttaagtgtAATATAAAGCATGCCTACTTAAAACATGATTGCAACAATTCTGAGTGCTCATAGAATGTGTCTGTGTTCCAAGGCATATGGCAACTCACTCGCCAGAAAAAAACCACAAGTGTTCATACTGTGAGAAAATGTTCCACCGCAAGGATCACTTAAAGAATCACCTACACACTCACGACCCATACAAGGAGGCATTCACCTGTCAGGAGTGTGGCAAGAGCTATAACACCAAGCTGGGCTTCAAGCGCCACCTCGCCCTCCATGCCGCCAACAGTGGAGACCTCACCTGCCAAGTGTGCCTGCAGCCGTTCCCCAGCACCGGAGTGCTTCTGGAACACCTCAAAACACACGCTGGGAAGTCCTCTGGCGGGACCAAAGAGAAAAAGCATCGCTGTGAGCATTGTGAGCGGCGATTTTACACCCGTAAAGATGTGCGGCGCCACATGGTGGTGCACACGGGACGCAAGGACTTCCTTTGTCAGTACTGTGCCCAGCGGTTTGGTAGGAAGGACCACCTGACACGTCACGTGAAGAAGAGCCACGCCCGGGAGCTGCTGAGGGTAAAAACTGAGCCAGCTGATTTGCTGGAGCCCGTTGTCTATGACTTGGCGTCTGGGGGCATCAAGGGTGAGCTCCCGGGCATGCTGACACCGAGGCCACACCAGCTCAACATGTACACAGGCCCCGTCCTGGACACAGAGCCCTTCCCTAACCCTGCACACCCCTTCTCTTTAAAGTACCCGCTGGGCTCCAACTTTACCTCATACACCGTCTCCTCACAGGAACGGGAGCAGAATCTAAAGGGAGAACTGGAGACCTACCTGATGGAGCTGCAGAGCAGCATgccctcctcatcctctgcaGCCCAAGAACCCCAACTCTCCACCTCCAAACTTGAGTTGGAGTCTCATGTGGGCGTGCTGGAAGAAGCGAACGAGGAAGTGTCCTTGTCCAAAATTTCCACATCAGTGGCAGCAGCCTCTGCGGCAGGCGACTCGCTGgcctcatcttcctctctgatGGACTTCTCACAGCTTTTCAACTTCCTGCCGCTGAACGGGCCGCCGTACAACCAGGCAGGGGGGAGTGGGGGTCAGGGTGTCGCCTACCCACCCAATGAAGAGTCCACACCTCTTGTCCAGCTGCCCCCCCAGCCCCCCGAAGGCCCAGAGGTTGCAGAGAGTCCACTTCAAGGGCTCCCCTCCTCCTTCATATCCAACCTGAGCACACCCACCACACTGCCCCGCTTCCATCAGGCTTTTCAGTGATCCAGTATGTACTGCGCCTGGCACACATGCactcttaacacacacatactgacacacatgtCCAGCTACATGTCCACAACAGCCTCAACAAGATGCCAGCAACATATGTTTGAAGATATTAGCACCTCTGTCTTTTCAGTATGACAACATGATGATCAGCgcacacacagcagcaacacacacaaacacacacacacacacacacacacgatttgGCTCAGTCAGATTTGTAACGGCTGCTGTTGGGATGTCTTCTTCACTTATCAGGCCTTTTTATTGAAATTTGGCAAATCATCACCTCCACTATTCACTAAAGCTGTGTTCACATTGTAATAGAGAAACAAGCTCTCGCACTGTTTGTGCATTGTTGCTCAGCGCAGGATTCTTGGGGGGGGAGTGGTCTGtggaaaataacttttttgGCAATTTTCAAATACTTAGTGTTAGTTTCTTGCACTTTGCAATTTTTTATAACCTCTCATGTCCTCCTCTGATTCCCACACAAAATGACTTTCCTACAGGCTTCAGTGTCCATCACAGTGTGTCTTTAATTGCAGCACAATCAGTAGAACGAGCACAGCTTGTGTTCACAGTGCAACGAAAATGAGAATTTCAGTGCAGCCCTGCTCTGTGCACTGCGCCACATACATCAACACAGGGCAGTCAccaagaagagaaaaaaaaacacacacacaccgccacACAATATAATGGAGCAACAGCAGTTTTTCCACAGTAATGTGAACAGAGCTAATGATGACAGCCAGAGCTGTGTCAGTTTATAAATtaatttggttttttttgggaTTTGGAGAGTTTTAGATGAATTCTAACAGTAATGAGATTGCAGTGACATTTCCTTTTCATACCTAACCCCCCATTTTTTGGAATAGATTGACCTTAGTATGCAGAATTTGCGATGTATATTGTTATTCTTATAGCACTTTGAACTTTTGTAACGTTGTCTTGCATCACAGTTGACCTATATTTAATGTTGGTTATATTTGGTAGGATTTTAAAGGACCAATCTGtagtttttagatgttttagcccatttacAACAATTTAGCAGGTCATGTACTCTAAATGACTGCtgaccattttccaaagcataccAGATTGTTGAATGAATTTTCTCGGCAggttttttcattcatttctaatCCATATGGAAGTCAACTAACTTGAGTAACAGAATCCATTACAGAGATCATGTCTGCTGTATTTTTGTCAATGACATCACTGTAACGCATGCGCTTACAGCTGCATCACCATGCAATACAGTAACGTCACCTGTCAGCGGTAAGAGCAGACCTGATGTTTACTGTGTTGGATTACACAAGTCTCTGCAAGTTTATTTCCATTACATAGAGAAATGATTGGAAACCAACAGCTTCACAGAAGGTAGAAAACTCAATTAAAACATCTCAAACATGTTATAAATGAAAGTCTATGTGATTAGTGGTAAAtaggctaaaacatgcaaaaacaatggCGTGGTCCTTTTTGATCAATACACAAATTCGAGAGTTAATCCACTTTATTACAGACAAAGTACTGAGCAGGAACTACTGAGCAACAGTATtacaattttacatttcattttggtCGGTAGTTTTTCTGCTGGTTTGATCTTAACTCTCCAACAGTGGGGATATTTTCATCACAACTGAAATGCATCTTTTTATGGAGCTTTTTAGTTCTCCAACCAAACCAAAGTCcaccaaacacagacagagctggctgctagcagctgaAACATTACTTTAGACTGTTCAGGTAGCTGAAATAGACATATCTCTCTAATCTCATCAGTGCAACAACCACATAGAGAAAGTTTCCCGCCCTTAGTGCTgtctccaccacacacacacacacacacacacacacacacacacacacacacagcatcccCAGTTTAGAGAGTTAAGATCAAGCATGTATCTGGGTCAACAGGCAGCAGTTTCCACAAAGAAAACTGACAAATTACGCTCTTAAccatgacacacaaacacacatagccGTTCACTGTCTCTGTGCCACAGGCTTATCCAGTTGGAAAGGATCATATCAACTACCCTATTGGTCTTGTTGTAGGAGTGAATACCACAGAGCTACAGCACACACAAGTTAAACCAGGCTCAGTGAGTCATCGCTGATGGTTTTGAACATGTCCACTGAGCTCTTCCACTCTCCCCTTGTCGGTGCTTTATTTCTCTAAGGTTATAAAAAAGAAGTTGCAAAAATGCATAATCGCACAGATCGTGATCGTGTTGCTTCCCTGTCTTCACTCAAGCACCTGTGTATTTAGATTTAGACTTCTAAGAAGTGTAGTGCCAAAACAACTCAGAGAGCCTCTGATACAAAGGCTGGCCATTGATGATTCATTTCATGCTTAAGGCTGTAAAGAGTTAGattgatttgtttgtgaatGTTGGACTGAAATTTCTCTTAAGTAGTGACAGGATGAGAAAGCAAGTAATAATCTCTAAGTGTTTCTATATGGTACATAGTATCATAGTTTTTTACGTATCATAAAAGATCACTGCACAGGGTGGTATGCAAAAATAAACCATATCAATGCAAATTAGAGACTGTGCAGAAATGATTGGGTTGGAGAAGGAGGCTGAAcctaatgtttgtttttttcaaaaagcagCCTCCCCAGAgttattcatatttcatttgacCTTCCCCTTgacttagaaaaaaaatgtcacatcctCCGAATTTAAGATGATGTACCCCACTTTAAACATGACATATCTTAAGAAAACTTTAATTAATCTCAATGTGCACCACCAATATGCACATATCAGCACTTGCCTAATTTATggcaaatataacaaaatagtGTCCTGTTCAGCAAATATTCCAGCCACAATATTTAAACTCACTTAGAtctagaatataaatataaaataagcaAATTCTGTTCTTTCTCATCCAGTGTGGAACTCCTCAGTAGTAAATGAAGTCATTGTAATGCGATGTGGAACTGCCACAGTTTGCTGCTATTTTGGTTATTTAGCCAAAAGAATGGGATGTGAAACAAATACTCCAAATGTTGACAGAACATCGTTTCTGAGTGACTGTGCCACATCTTTTGTAGTCATTTCCATTTACAGCGAGGCTTCTGCTGCCATTAAAACTCAGAACGCAGGTCCCCCTGAAGCACAGGCAGAAACAATGCAAACGCTCCAAAATACTTCACAGTTCAGCATCAGTTCACCGGTTTGatggtgaaaataaatgtgCACAGCCACGTGTTCTGACTTCCTCTG
Protein-coding regions in this window:
- the plag1 gene encoding zinc finger protein PLAG1, with the protein product MATGTQGHRDHVLEKAKLAPPTGRRRRAEGKQKKNFPCQECQKAFNSLEKLKVHSYSHTGERPYRCSHPDCTKAFVSKYKLLRHMATHSPEKNHKCSYCEKMFHRKDHLKNHLHTHDPYKEAFTCQECGKSYNTKLGFKRHLALHAANSGDLTCQVCLQPFPSTGVLLEHLKTHAGKSSGGTKEKKHRCEHCERRFYTRKDVRRHMVVHTGRKDFLCQYCAQRFGRKDHLTRHVKKSHARELLRVKTEPADLLEPVVYDLASGGIKGELPGMLTPRPHQLNMYTGPVLDTEPFPNPAHPFSLKYPLGSNFTSYTVSSQEREQNLKGELETYLMELQSSMPSSSSAAQEPQLSTSKLELESHVGVLEEANEEVSLSKISTSVAAASAAGDSLASSSSLMDFSQLFNFLPLNGPPYNQAGGSGGQGVAYPPNEESTPLVQLPPQPPEGPEVAESPLQGLPSSFISNLSTPTTLPRFHQAFQ